The sequence below is a genomic window from Chaetodon auriga isolate fChaAug3 chromosome 8, fChaAug3.hap1, whole genome shotgun sequence.
AGATCCAGACTTGCTGTGCTCTCTTGATTAAATCTCTTGTTTGGTTTGCAGGTGGACAAGAAGGAGCTCACTGGCAGAACTCTGTTGCCTGTGCCTGGTTACAAAGAGAAAGTGGAGTTTGGAGTTTTGGTGTCTTTCGCCTACAAGGTGGACGGATCAGGTACATgacctcagagagagagagcagaataTTTTGAACACCCTGTGCCACCTCAGTAACACTGTTtacatctctctttctgttccttAGATGAGGAAGTGATTGTGGCAACAACTCGTATTGAGACTATGCTGGGAGACACTGCTGTCGCTGTCCACCCTGCTGACTCCAGGTATCAGCATTTGAAGGGAAAAGTGGTGCTGCACCCCTTCTGTGACCGCAAGATGCCGATTGTCTTCGATGACTTTGTGGACATGAGCTTTGGAACAGGTATGCATGATTACTGGAGGAGACAGTCTGCCTGTTTGTGGTCTGCAGCATGCTCAGAATAACTAATCATAACAAGTCATCAAGCCAGGCCACTTTCCTTATTACGGccgttctcttttttttttttcttctctctgcctctcctgtcCCTCTGCACCATTTTCTGTTCAGGTGCTGTCAAAATCACCCCAGCCCATGACCATAATGACTACGAGGTTGGAGAGAGACACAATCTGGCCTTCATCAACATCTTGGATGAGAATGGCCTCCTCATTAATGTGCCTCCCCCCTTCCTGGTACAGTATCTCATTATCGCCCTTACCCCTGCCGTGCCTGCATTTCCACTGTGACACTAAAAGTCAGGCTTCTTCATACTTTGCTTGGTGTAGTTTTATTTCTTAATCTTTAattttttacttttctctctgtcccccaGGGGATGAAGCGTTTTGAGGCCAGGAAGGCAGTGCTGCAGGCTCTCAAGGACAGAGGCCAGTTTAAAGAGGTCAAAGACAACCCTATGGTCGTCCCAGTCTGCAGGTAAAGCGAGGCTCATGTGTGCATCAGTGGAACACAggttatttgtggttttgagcgTTTCATCCTATTCAGGCTCATCCTTTAAGCCCCATCGTGTATTTACCCTGTCAGTCGTTCTAAGGACATCGTGGAGCCGCTGATGAAGCCGCAGTGGTATGTGAGCTGCGCAGAAATGGGCAAGCAGGCTGCAGATGCTGTCAGGGAGGGACGGCTCAAAATCATCCCTGATCACCACCTCAAGACCTGGTTCAACTGGATGGACAACATCAGGTAATTACGTCTAAGCAGTTATGGCCCTTTAATGGCCATTTATGGTAGATAGTTTTATCACAGTGACTGCTCTGAATGTTGAAAATTGAATGTTGACATATAGggtaataaaaattaaaaaatctcCCAATAGTAGAGCTACAAGTAAAGCTGATTATTGACTATTTGATGAATATTTTTGTGTAAAAAGTTTCAGAAAATACTGCTTGTTTTtagaccaacagtccaaaaccccaaaacataTAGTTTACTGTCCCataaagcaaagaaaatcagCTATAGAAATAGATGCTTTGGAACAATCAAGTGTGTAATGAGTCCATTTCATCCGTCCACCCGTCTTCCTCTCAGGGACTGGTGTATCTCCCGGCAGCTGTGGTGGGGTCACCGTATTCCTGCTTACTTTGTCACTGTCAATGATGCCTCCGTGAAACCAGGAGAGGTAAGACTATGCCACTGTTGCCAAGGTCTGGAGGCTTtcagatgacagatgaaagcTATTTGTGTCCGttattcagcatttctttgccttcttattttatttatttacctttttgtatttttttttttgcccctcCAGGACATGGACGGTCATTACTGGGTGAGTGGGAGAtcggaggaggaggccagagagAAGGCGGCAAAACGCTTCAATGTGCCTACTGACAAAATCACTCTCAGACAGGGTGAGACTGAACAGCTTTAATTTAGCAGTGTCATTACCACAGTTACTTTAAAGGTGATCTAatctgttcatgttttgttaCGACACACATTCACTTAATTTAATTAATGCTACTCCATATTCATACAGATCAGATAACTTTTGTTCTTGTGTTTCAGATGAGGATGTTCTGGACACTTGGTACTCGTCTGGCATTTTCCCCTTCTCCATCTTCGGATGGCCTAATGAGGTAAAAGACCGAGGTCAACCACCTTTCTACTGACACAAACACCACTTTTTTATTTAGTAGCCAACACATGTACAGAAAACAGTCACCCAGGGACATTTTCATGGGAGAACTAGTGAAATTGTAAGATCACCACAATTGTAacagtgcttttttttccctcaaactAAGCTTTGCAAAAACAAGTAACAATGACATCAATTGTACAGTTTGTAGATTTGCATCATAGGAGAGTGGACTGTCGGCCTTGGTGGAGGCCTGCACTCAGTGTCCTTTTGGTTAATTAATCAGGGCTGTGCCCCTGTCGCTGCACCTCAGACTCTTTTAAACAGTGCTGCTTTGTTGCCTTAGaatgtttttgcatttccatCATAAACACCTTCAGACCCAGGACCTCAATGTGTTCTACCCCGGCACCTTGCTGGAGACGGGCCATGACATCCTGTTCTTCTGGGTTGCTCGTATGGTGATGATGGGCCTCAAACTGACTGGCAAGCTGCCCTTCAAAGAGGTGAGACCAATCAAAACTGCCAAAACCGGAACATAACACAGCAGGATAagatgttaatgttattagcaGGACATGacagggctttttttttcttcccaggTTTATCTGCATGCAGTGGTGAGGGACGCCCATGGAAGGAAGATGAGCAAATCTCTGGGCAACGTCATTGACCCTCTGGATGTCATTACAGGGATCTCCCTGGAGGTAAAGCCTAATCACACCTTGATGCATGTTCAgatacatgcatacataaagTCTTTCCTCTCATTTGGGTTGTCTTTTACATGGAGACCACACACTCATTGCCCCCCCGAGGCCTATATTCTTATGTAAGCCTTATTAAGcaccctcctctgcttccaACAAGCTTTTATTGAGGCCATCAATCTCCTCAGCAGCTAGGTGGAGACTGCTCTGTCAGACGAAGCAGATCTGTCCTCTAGAGGGCACTGGAGGACTTGTAGTAAACTACGCTTTACCCTGACTGTTTTCCTTTGTAGGTCCTTTTCTGCCTGCCTGATTAATTTATCAAGCGGTTGGAAGGGatttctcattttcacaatGACAATTGTTGAAcgcattattttgtttttcaaatggtGACTCATTCCCTGTCCCCCTACCCTCTAGGGTCTTCATGCTCAGTTGAAGGACAGCAACTTGGATCcgctggaggtggagaaggcaAAGCAGGGCCAGAAGTCAGACTACCCAAATGGCATCCCAGAGTGCGGCACAGATGCTCTCCGGTTCGCCTTGTGTGCCTACACTAGCCAAGGTGAacccttttgtcttttttgttcttctccctctctctcttgttgcGCCTCCACTGGCCCACAGCCTGCATCTAAACCTTGAATTCATAAAATGCATCAAAACGCTGGAATAAAAGGCTTTACAGTTCTGTCAGTACAAGGCCAGCTGTTACAAATCTATTTTAATAGATactgaaatgatcatttattCCTGCGTTTGTCTTCCAGGTAGGGATATCAACCTGGATGTCAACCGCATCCTGGGTTACCGTCACTTCTGTAACAAACTGTGGAACGCTGTGAAGTTTGCCATGAAGACACTGGGAGACAACTTTGTACCAACAGAGAAAGCCCAGGTGAGACCAGGGGAAAGATAAAGGACACTCTGAGAACATAAACAAAGACTGCTCCATGCTTATTTGTATTCATCCAGTGACACATCTACCATATTTTGACCAAGTAAATGTTTAGTCAAGCTGTCTTCTTACTACCATTTTTTGTCTGGGGGTTTTAGTTTGCCTGCATGCTGCCCTGCTTTGTATTCAGAAACATGTACACATTAAGATTGGGGAGGTGTGCAGCACACGAGTCGTGTTAACTGAATCTCAACATTTCCTCCCTTAAACATCATTCAATCCTCTCAGTTGTGTGGAGAGGAGAGCGTGTCAGACAGGTGGATTCTGTCTAGACTGAGTGCTGCTGTTGGTCTGTGTGACGCCAGCTTCAAGGCCTACGACTTCCCAGCCATCACGACCGCCATCTACAACTTCTGGCTTTACGAGCTCTGTGACGTCTACCTGGTAAGAACCACTGAGGAGCCCCGCTCCATTTGTCTGCGATAGATTATAAGACGTAAATGATTTTGCAAAAGGCTGTGTACTCAACATCAAAACAGATTCCACTACTTGTTCCTCATCGTTTCCCTCCCGCTCCTCTTGTCCTCCAGGAAAGTGTGAAACCAGTGTTCAGtaaagcagaggaggacagcagcagccagagacAGGCCCTGGTGTGCAGACAGACCCTTTACACCTGTTTAGAAGTCGGTCTTCGCCTCCTGTCTCCACTGATGCCCTTCGTCACTGAGGAACTCTACCAGAGGTTACCACGGCGACGACCTCAGTGTGACCCCCCCAGCATCAGTGTCACATCCTACCCTGAACCCGAGGAGGTGAGACGAGGGAGGGAAAATGAGGCTCGTTGAAAAGAAACTCTCtgatgtgtgcatatatattgTGTTGCTctacttctgtctttgtgagccGCACGCCTTTCTGTGATTGGTTGCAGTTCTGCTGGCACAGCGAGGAGGTGGACCGTGACATGGAGTTCATGATGAGCGTGGTGAAGACCATCCGCTCACTGAGGGCCGACTACAACCTGACCAAGACCAGAGCGGACTGTAAGATggcacaaataaacaaacttaGAGACGTTACTCTGACATACATCTTGGCGTAAGGCCAAATATTCATTATCTGGATGAGAAATTCACTGAAACACTGGAGGAAGTTCACACTCCTTCCCCTGATGGGTGGtgaaaaagtacatttactttagTACCATACTTAAGTAGttttaaggtacttgtactttatgtGATTATTTCCCTTTTATATTACTCTATACTTCAACTAACTGAGTCTCAGACGCAAATATTGTACTTATGACACGTCTGACTTGTCTGAATCTGTCTGCTGGACTTTTGTTGGTAATGGaatatttttactttgtggCGTTGTTGCTTGTACATCAGGACCTGAATACTTTTTCCACCAGTTTAAAATTCCCATATTGACAAATGCCAGAATTTCCCTTAAGCAAAACATGTGAACGCATCTTTTCTGATGTCTAAACTGTAATTTGCCCATTCCTCTCAGGTTACCTCCAGTGCATCGACTCTGCGACTGTGTCCCTGGTGCAGAAGTACACTCTGCAGATCCAGACCTTGTCTTATTCTCAGGCCATCATCCctctgacagccaatcagccCGTCCCAGAGGGCTGTGCTGTAGCCATTTCGTCTGACAGATGCACTGTCAACCTTATGCTCAAGGTGAGAGCGGGTaatgtgttcagtttgtttggaatCTTTCAGATGTGTGAATACATTAGTCCtggttttgtttcagtttcCGTAGACACAGGATGAGGTGATATTTGCCATGTACTGCTTGTTCTTACAGTTGCAAATCAGTTAAATTCACTGATTGGCCACCTAGCTGGTAATCAAGGTAGCTAAATATACTTGAATACTATTTAAATTAGATCTCCTCTGCTTgaatttgagtttttttttcctgtgttccTCCTGAAATAACAAGATCCAAATTTACAACTGTTGTCCTTATCTTCACTTCACCTCCTCTAATTCCCTCAGGGTCTCATCGATGTAGAGAAGGAAGTGGCTAAGCTGATGACAAAGAAAGGTGATTtggagaaacagatggagaaactgagagagaagatggagaagagtGACTACAAGGAGAAGGTGCCAGTGAAGGTGCAGGAGCAGGATGCTGAGAAGGTGGGAAAAAGCAATTGAATCACAGTATTTCTTTGGGTGTCGGACGTGCATTCTTGGTAAATAATTACTTCCTTTTCTCCACAGCTACGGCAGAGCCAAACTGAACTCGAGAAAGTAAACGAAGCCATGGACAACTTCAGGAAGATGATGTAACTCTCTCCTTAGCGTTATGCAAATCAGGACTTATTTCCACTTTTTTCATGTCGACGTATtaattttcacattcattttccaaGTTCATTGTAGTGTGGAGGGAATTCAATAAAGCTCCTAG
It includes:
- the LOC143325096 gene encoding valine--tRNA ligase; the protein is MATLYVSPHPDDFRSLLALIAAEFCPSSCPRTLTEDPPASLNARSRPTLVLGAGEGDSVLSGASAVSWYLALQGKRAGVDTKQQSQVWQWLSFADNELTPVSCAVIFPLMGMMGVDKKLQQSSRAELMRVLKVLDQVLEPRTFLVGESVTLADMAVATAVLLPFKYVLEPSDRNVLINLTRWFTTCINQPQFLKVLGKIALCEKMVPVTPKTNAAAKAANASPAVDSADSTANGPPKTEAQLKKEAKKREKLEKFQQKKEMEAKKKTQPQTEKKAKPEKKELGVITYNVPTVPGEKKDVISPLPDSYSPQYVEAAWYPWWEKQGFFKPEYGRKSISEQNPRGIFMMCIPPPNVTGSLHLGHALTNAIQDSLTRWHRMRGETTLWNPGCDHAGIATQVVVEKKLMRERGMSRHDLGRENFVQEVWKWKNEKGDRIYHQLKKLGSSLDWDRACFTMDPKLSNAVQESFIRMHDEGVIYRSKRLVNWSCTLNSAISDIEVDKKELTGRTLLPVPGYKEKVEFGVLVSFAYKVDGSDEEVIVATTRIETMLGDTAVAVHPADSRYQHLKGKVVLHPFCDRKMPIVFDDFVDMSFGTGAVKITPAHDHNDYEVGERHNLAFINILDENGLLINVPPPFLGMKRFEARKAVLQALKDRGQFKEVKDNPMVVPVCSRSKDIVEPLMKPQWYVSCAEMGKQAADAVREGRLKIIPDHHLKTWFNWMDNIRDWCISRQLWWGHRIPAYFVTVNDASVKPGEDMDGHYWVSGRSEEEAREKAAKRFNVPTDKITLRQDEDVLDTWYSSGIFPFSIFGWPNETQDLNVFYPGTLLETGHDILFFWVARMVMMGLKLTGKLPFKEVYLHAVVRDAHGRKMSKSLGNVIDPLDVITGISLEGLHAQLKDSNLDPLEVEKAKQGQKSDYPNGIPECGTDALRFALCAYTSQGRDINLDVNRILGYRHFCNKLWNAVKFAMKTLGDNFVPTEKAQLCGEESVSDRWILSRLSAAVGLCDASFKAYDFPAITTAIYNFWLYELCDVYLESVKPVFSKAEEDSSSQRQALVCRQTLYTCLEVGLRLLSPLMPFVTEELYQRLPRRRPQCDPPSISVTSYPEPEEFCWHSEEVDRDMEFMMSVVKTIRSLRADYNLTKTRADCYLQCIDSATVSLVQKYTLQIQTLSYSQAIIPLTANQPVPEGCAVAISSDRCTVNLMLKGLIDVEKEVAKLMTKKGDLEKQMEKLREKMEKSDYKEKVPVKVQEQDAEKLRQSQTELEKVNEAMDNFRKMM